The following are from one region of the Roseobacter fucihabitans genome:
- a CDS encoding DUF1045 domain-containing protein, with protein sequence MNFTRYGVYFTPHPGAFADAGAAWLGWDIAAGQPVEGGAGDITSRPRKYGFHATLKAPFRLRAGSGEDQLRTALAALSTTLAPVALDGLTLSRIGAFVALTPIGDTQALTSLAACVVRDLDGLRAPLGADELARRHHPNFTPLQKENLRRWGYPHVMEAFKFHITLTGPLPRAIFGKVMADATAHFADLVPRPFLMNSLTLVGEGGDGMFREIHRYTLTGR encoded by the coding sequence CACACCGCACCCCGGCGCTTTTGCGGATGCGGGTGCGGCCTGGCTTGGGTGGGACATCGCCGCTGGCCAGCCTGTTGAGGGGGGTGCGGGCGACATCACCTCCCGCCCGCGCAAATATGGGTTCCATGCGACCCTCAAGGCACCTTTCAGACTGCGCGCGGGCTCCGGCGAGGACCAACTCAGGACCGCGCTGGCGGCGCTGAGCACGACGCTTGCACCGGTTGCCCTTGACGGCCTGACCCTGTCGCGGATCGGCGCGTTTGTCGCACTGACGCCGATCGGGGACACGCAGGCCCTGACGTCCCTGGCGGCCTGTGTGGTGCGTGATCTGGATGGTTTGCGTGCGCCGCTCGGTGCAGATGAGTTGGCGCGACGCCACCACCCCAACTTCACGCCGCTGCAAAAGGAAAACCTGCGCAGATGGGGATATCCCCATGTCATGGAGGCCTTCAAGTTTCACATCACCCTGACCGGCCCCCTGCCACGCGCGATCTTTGGCAAGGTGATGGCGGATGCGACCGCACATTTTGCCGATCTGGTACCGCGCCCGTTCCTGATGAACAGCCTGACGCTTGTGGGCGAAGGCGGGGATGGGATGTTTCGTGAAATTCATCGCTACACACTCACTGGAAGGTAA
- a CDS encoding GMC family oxidoreductase, translated as MEADFIVVGAGSAGCVLANRLSADPKNKVILLEAGGRDLNPWIHIPVGYFKTIHNPNVDWCYKTEPDPGLNGRSIEWPRGKVLGGSSSLNGLLYVRGQPQDYDRWRQMGNTGWGWDDVLPLFKRAENNERGADEFHGDQGPLSVSNMRIQRPITDAWVAAAQAAGYKFNPDYNGAEQEGVGFFQLTSRNGRRCSSAVAYLNPIKKRPNLQIITHAQVDKIDITEGRATGVRYTDRSGKPQVVTARREIVLCGGAINSPQLLMLSGIGEADQLSEHGIEVKKDLKGVGKNMQDHLQARLVYKCNEPTLNDEVSSLFGQAKIGLKYVLFRAGPMTMAASLATGFLKTREDMETPDIQFHVQPLSAENPGKGADKFSAFTMSVCQLRPESRGEIRLGSGSPRTYPRIIPNYLSTETDCRTVVAGVNIARKIARHAPLTSKISEEYRPHADLDMKDYDATLDWARNNTASIYHPTGTCKMGNGEECVVDAQLKVHGIQGLRVADCSIMPEIVSGNTNAPAIMIGEKASDLMLNAG; from the coding sequence ATGGAAGCTGATTTTATCGTCGTGGGGGCCGGTTCGGCCGGGTGTGTTTTGGCCAATAGGCTGAGTGCTGATCCCAAAAACAAGGTGATCTTGCTGGAGGCCGGTGGGCGCGACCTTAACCCGTGGATTCACATTCCGGTAGGCTATTTCAAAACCATCCATAACCCCAACGTAGACTGGTGTTACAAAACGGAACCCGATCCGGGATTGAACGGGCGTTCCATCGAATGGCCCCGTGGCAAGGTTCTGGGCGGATCTTCTTCGCTCAACGGGCTACTTTACGTGCGTGGACAGCCACAAGACTATGACCGCTGGCGCCAGATGGGCAATACCGGTTGGGGCTGGGACGATGTTCTGCCGCTGTTCAAGCGGGCGGAAAACAATGAGCGCGGTGCCGATGAATTTCACGGCGACCAGGGTCCGCTGTCGGTGTCCAACATGCGCATCCAACGCCCGATCACAGATGCCTGGGTCGCAGCGGCGCAAGCGGCGGGATATAAATTCAACCCTGATTACAATGGCGCAGAGCAGGAAGGTGTCGGGTTTTTCCAGCTGACCTCTCGCAATGGGCGGCGGTGCAGTTCGGCTGTGGCTTATCTCAACCCGATCAAGAAACGCCCAAATTTGCAGATCATCACCCACGCTCAGGTGGATAAAATCGACATCACCGAGGGCCGCGCGACGGGTGTGCGCTATACGGATCGCTCCGGCAAGCCGCAGGTCGTGACCGCGCGCCGTGAGATTGTGCTTTGCGGTGGGGCCATCAATTCACCGCAATTATTGATGTTGTCGGGCATCGGCGAGGCGGATCAGCTTTCCGAGCATGGCATCGAGGTGAAAAAGGACCTCAAAGGGGTCGGCAAGAACATGCAGGACCATCTGCAAGCGCGGCTTGTCTATAAATGCAACGAACCGACGTTGAACGACGAGGTGAGCAGTCTGTTCGGTCAGGCAAAGATCGGCTTGAAATATGTCCTGTTCCGTGCCGGACCGATGACCATGGCTGCCAGCCTCGCCACCGGGTTCCTGAAGACGCGCGAGGACATGGAGACACCGGATATTCAGTTCCACGTTCAACCCCTTTCGGCAGAAAATCCCGGCAAAGGCGCGGATAAGTTCTCGGCTTTCACGATGTCGGTGTGTCAATTGCGTCCCGAAAGCCGGGGAGAAATCAGACTTGGGTCCGGCAGCCCGCGCACCTATCCGCGCATCATCCCCAATTACTTATCCACCGAAACCGATTGCCGCACGGTGGTTGCAGGCGTGAATATCGCGCGCAAGATTGCGCGCCACGCCCCGCTGACGTCGAAGATATCCGAAGAATATCGCCCGCATGCGGACCTTGACATGAAAGATTATGACGCCACGCTCGATTGGGCCCGTAATAACACGGCCTCGATTTATCACCCAACCGGCACCTGCAAAATGGGTAATGGCGAAGAATGTGTGGTGGATGCGCAACTCAAGGTGCACGGCATCCAGGGACTGCGCGTCGCGGATTGTTCGATCATGCCGGAAATTGTGTCGGGCAATACCAATGCCCCGGCGATCATGATTGGGGAAAAAGCGTCGGACCTCATGCTAAACGCCGGTTGA
- a CDS encoding TRAP transporter substrate-binding protein, with protein MTIQNKLAGISRRDLFKVAGRYGLSSTLLAAGGFGGAMSLANLASAAESTYEKRFAKEPKFMLKFGASGFNARNLLIERAGALEFARDLESRTDGEIRVEFIGDNQICGQTSCVEKTQQGIVDIYAASTQNSAGGAPYLNVLDYAYMFRNRADQYHFMYSPASQRLLREPYEKRHGLKFLFTHCELRGIQLGLNFEDKPTVTSIDELAGTKNRVTGTQLGRIAMEALNLNPVPVAWEETLDGLKQGLIDGAETWASAVAYANMSPVVSQSVHLNFFCGTEHTAMSASVFDSLGGELQDAVMESAYLAQVHVQAANEVALINTVGQSDPQLPGTIFAQNNVRNAFLSDAEIKKAEEMCSPEYQPQLWEQWRERLNGWSGGLDTYQEIYDEVRTIDGNTLPENVEPRRWWKA; from the coding sequence ATGACAATTCAAAATAAACTAGCGGGCATTTCGCGCCGCGATCTTTTCAAGGTCGCAGGTCGATATGGCCTGAGCTCGACGCTGTTGGCAGCGGGCGGCTTCGGCGGTGCGATGAGCCTTGCAAACCTGGCGAGTGCCGCCGAATCAACATACGAAAAGCGCTTTGCCAAAGAGCCGAAATTCATGTTGAAATTCGGGGCATCGGGCTTCAACGCGCGTAACCTTTTGATCGAACGCGCTGGCGCGTTGGAATTTGCACGGGACCTGGAAAGCCGCACAGACGGCGAGATCCGTGTTGAATTCATTGGTGACAACCAGATCTGTGGACAGACATCCTGCGTTGAGAAAACACAGCAGGGCATCGTGGATATCTATGCGGCCTCCACACAGAACTCCGCCGGTGGTGCGCCTTATCTGAACGTTCTGGATTATGCGTATATGTTCCGGAACCGTGCGGATCAGTACCACTTCATGTATTCGCCAGCGTCCCAGCGCTTGCTGCGTGAGCCCTATGAAAAGCGGCACGGTCTGAAATTCCTGTTCACCCATTGCGAACTTCGCGGTATCCAATTGGGCCTGAACTTTGAAGACAAGCCCACCGTGACCTCCATCGACGAGCTTGCAGGCACCAAAAACCGCGTAACAGGTACGCAACTTGGCCGAATCGCCATGGAAGCGCTGAACCTGAACCCGGTTCCGGTTGCCTGGGAAGAAACGCTTGATGGTCTGAAGCAGGGCCTGATTGATGGCGCGGAAACATGGGCCTCTGCGGTTGCCTATGCGAATATGTCACCGGTTGTATCCCAGTCGGTTCACCTGAACTTCTTCTGCGGCACTGAGCACACGGCCATGTCAGCGTCGGTGTTTGATAGCCTTGGTGGTGAATTGCAGGATGCTGTGATGGAATCTGCCTATCTGGCACAGGTCCACGTGCAGGCCGCAAACGAAGTTGCTTTGATCAACACGGTTGGTCAATCCGATCCGCAGCTTCCAGGCACGATTTTTGCGCAAAACAACGTGCGCAACGCGTTCTTGTCGGATGCAGAGATCAAGAAAGCCGAAGAAATGTGCTCGCCAGAGTATCAACCACAACTGTGGGAGCAATGGCGCGAGCGGCTTAACGGCTGGTCCGGTGGGTTGGACACCTATCAGGAAATCTATGACGAAGTCCGCACAATCGACGGCAACACATTGCCAGAGAATGTTGAACCACGCCGGTGGTGGAAAGCCTAA
- a CDS encoding TRAP transporter small permease, whose product MSIVAEAVAVIGAIFSGSSWEMRSAFDTNGMWLFCFFATLICGYLAHLFYNYVPFAERHLERGLSVIVYLIIAAIICWGVIDRFIFSHQWSGSTTIPPFLFMVMAWFACSYNVKLRTHLSFSEFRAKMSPTGQMATLTMDSLLWLGFCWIAITTSLRFTALSADNFQLVDGVDDVMKWWFYITVPIAFTLMAGRVIGNWLEDWNNYRSGDQIIKQAVIGGDV is encoded by the coding sequence ATGTCCATAGTGGCTGAAGCGGTGGCCGTTATCGGTGCCATATTCTCGGGCAGTTCGTGGGAAATGAGGAGCGCGTTTGACACGAATGGCATGTGGCTGTTTTGTTTCTTCGCAACGCTGATCTGCGGTTATCTGGCACATCTATTTTACAACTACGTGCCTTTCGCCGAGCGACACCTTGAGCGCGGTCTTTCCGTTATTGTTTACCTCATCATTGCAGCGATCATCTGCTGGGGCGTCATCGATCGCTTTATCTTCTCGCACCAATGGTCCGGGTCGACGACGATCCCTCCGTTCCTCTTTATGGTCATGGCCTGGTTTGCGTGTTCCTATAACGTCAAACTGCGCACACACCTGAGCTTCAGCGAATTTCGCGCGAAAATGTCGCCAACCGGGCAGATGGCGACGCTAACCATGGATTCTCTTCTGTGGCTGGGCTTCTGCTGGATCGCGATTACCACATCATTGCGTTTCACCGCCCTCTCCGCCGACAACTTCCAACTGGTCGACGGCGTCGATGACGTCATGAAATGGTGGTTTTATATCACCGTCCCAATCGCTTTCACCCTGATGGCCGGTCGCGTCATAGGGAACTGGCTGGAAGATTGGAACAATTACCGGTCTGGCGATCAGATCATCAAACAAGCAGTTATCGGCGGAGATGTATAA
- a CDS encoding TRAP transporter large permease — MSDGSWITLISLAVTVLFMLGTPVLLVIFYWVIGCSFVIDLPLANTGNELINVFSKGFALLAMPLFILTGDLINQSGIARRLSNFAYSLLGWLRGGLAMASIAACGLFAAISGSNSATTATIGSMLHPEMVKGNYDERFSAATAAAGGTVGIIIPPSIIFIVYGFLMNLPISELFIAGIVPGTLMVLAMMTVAFVVCTINGWGILIALSFQRVVKTAFGAWLGFFAIGLVLWGIYTGKFSPTEAAGITVGFCVFVGLLCYPLNKLMGSDRDTPVEDKSMLSMFVVEGFTLPSVPSIVSRSAQITGILVPLIAVSVAMQQVLSSLGAKEYIGDFVIGMGGYYAVLFTAMAIVFVTGMILESLPVTIILAPILAPIAVSVGMDPIHFAVVFLVGASIGFITPPYGLNLYVASGVTGVPYFRLLRYSTMYLFALMAVWIMVALVPNLALMLLPTS, encoded by the coding sequence ATGTCGGACGGATCCTGGATTACACTTATTTCGCTGGCCGTAACGGTCCTCTTTATGCTCGGCACGCCGGTTTTGCTCGTCATCTTCTATTGGGTGATCGGGTGCAGCTTTGTCATTGATCTACCGCTGGCCAATACCGGCAATGAATTGATCAACGTCTTCAGCAAGGGCTTTGCGCTGCTGGCCATGCCCCTCTTCATTCTGACCGGGGACCTGATCAACCAATCGGGCATCGCGCGACGATTATCGAATTTCGCCTATTCGCTGCTGGGCTGGCTCCGGGGCGGATTGGCGATGGCTTCTATCGCTGCCTGTGGCCTCTTTGCGGCGATCTCGGGCTCCAACTCGGCAACAACCGCCACCATTGGCTCAATGCTGCACCCCGAAATGGTCAAAGGCAACTATGACGAACGCTTCTCCGCCGCCACGGCTGCGGCGGGGGGTACGGTGGGGATCATCATTCCGCCTTCAATCATCTTCATCGTTTACGGCTTCCTGATGAACCTGCCGATTTCGGAACTGTTCATCGCCGGTATCGTGCCCGGAACGCTCATGGTTCTGGCTATGATGACGGTCGCTTTCGTGGTCTGCACCATCAACGGCTGGGGTATCCTGATTGCGCTGTCGTTCCAGCGGGTTGTCAAAACCGCTTTTGGGGCCTGGTTGGGTTTCTTTGCAATCGGCCTGGTGCTCTGGGGCATCTACACGGGTAAGTTCTCTCCAACAGAGGCCGCCGGCATCACCGTAGGGTTCTGTGTGTTCGTCGGATTGCTGTGCTATCCGCTGAACAAACTCATGGGCAGCGACCGCGACACGCCCGTCGAAGACAAGAGCATGTTGTCAATGTTCGTGGTGGAAGGCTTCACATTGCCAAGCGTACCTTCCATCGTGTCGCGCTCCGCTCAGATCACCGGTATTCTGGTCCCTCTGATTGCGGTATCGGTGGCGATGCAACAGGTGCTCTCCTCCTTGGGTGCCAAGGAATACATCGGTGATTTCGTGATCGGCATGGGCGGCTATTATGCGGTTCTGTTCACGGCGATGGCCATCGTCTTCGTCACTGGCATGATCCTGGAGTCCCTGCCGGTCACGATCATTCTGGCACCGATCCTGGCACCAATCGCTGTGTCGGTTGGCATGGACCCGATCCACTTTGCTGTCGTCTTCCTTGTGGGCGCTTCGATCGGCTTCATCACGCCGCCTTATGGTTTGAACCTATATGTGGCATCCGGGGTCACAGGCGTGCCTTATTTCCGCCTGTTGCGCTATTCCACCATGTATCTGTTTGCGCTGATGGCGGTATGGATTATGGTCGCATTGGTGCCAAATCTGGCTCTTATGCTGCTGCCAACCTCATAG
- a CDS encoding IclR family transcriptional regulator, which translates to MPDDFVHERQDQIPTNLRLLVLLEEVAKAGVPVTPSSLKDVLNLPKPTLHRLFNTAEAAGFLQRDIDGRSYGPGPRLRKLSLNTVSSQRLRTVRLAILRSVAEKIGETCNIATPDREGMVYLDRVETHWPLRIQMPIGTQVPFYCTASGKMYLSSLRPAYFDRYLATALLERQTPGTITDKSKLKAEIEKIRKRGYATDDEEFMEGMTALAVPIFDDRKRVVSTLSVHSPLQRRDLADLKKDVDTLKAAARELTTLINS; encoded by the coding sequence ATGCCGGACGACTTTGTACATGAAAGACAGGACCAGATACCGACCAATTTGCGGTTGCTGGTCCTGCTTGAGGAAGTTGCAAAAGCCGGCGTACCCGTCACGCCATCCTCGCTCAAGGATGTTCTGAACCTGCCAAAACCCACGCTGCACCGTCTGTTTAATACCGCCGAGGCGGCCGGGTTTTTGCAACGCGATATCGACGGGCGCTCTTATGGACCCGGACCGCGCTTGCGCAAACTCTCGCTCAATACTGTCTCATCGCAACGGCTGCGCACGGTACGTCTGGCCATTTTGCGCAGCGTTGCGGAAAAGATCGGAGAGACCTGCAATATCGCCACGCCCGACCGGGAAGGGATGGTCTATCTGGACCGGGTCGAAACCCATTGGCCGCTGCGCATCCAGATGCCCATCGGCACGCAGGTCCCGTTTTATTGCACCGCGAGCGGTAAAATGTATCTCTCCTCCCTGCGGCCAGCCTATTTTGATCGCTACCTCGCTACCGCATTGCTCGAAAGACAAACCCCCGGCACGATCACGGACAAAAGCAAGCTCAAGGCCGAAATAGAAAAGATCCGTAAACGCGGTTATGCCACCGATGACGAAGAATTCATGGAAGGCATGACAGCGCTCGCTGTGCCGATCTTTGATGATCGCAAAAGGGTCGTCTCGACCCTATCGGTACATTCCCCCTTGCAGCGGCGCGACCTCGCAGATCTCAAAAAAGACGTCGATACGTTGAAGGCTGCGGCGCGGGAGCTTACGACCCTGATCAACAGTTGA
- the katG gene encoding catalase/peroxidase HPI, translating into MDGSDGGQGGKCPVVGGVQKHTAKGSTANQRWWPNQLNLKVLHQNSALANPMSEDFDYREEFKTLDLDAVRQDLYALMTDSKEWWPADYGHYGPFFVRMAWHSAGTYRIGDGRGGAGSGAQRFAPLNSWPDNVNLDKARALLWPIKQKYGRKLSWADLLILTGNCALESMGFETFGFAGGRADIWEPEEDIYWGPETEWLGDQRYSGERELEGDLGAVQMGLIYVNPEGPNGNPDPQASAHDIRDTFARMAMDDAETVALIAGGHTFGKTHGAADPNEYVGREPEGATMQEMGLGWKNTFGTGHGAHTISSGLEGAWTTEPAKWDNNYFDNLFNYEWELTKSPAGAHQWTPTSADAQGTVPDAHDPSKRHAPMMLTSDLALRVDPAYAKISKRFHEHPQEFADAFARAWYKLTHRDMGPYVRGLGPLVPSEELIWQDPVPRADHDLINDQDVAELKGKILDSGLSVAQLVRTAWASAATYRGTDMRGGANGARIALAPQNGWAVNEPDQLASVLSTLKNVQHAFNAAQSGGKKVSLADVIVLGGSAAIEAAAKQAGNDVSVPFAAGRTDATAEQTDAESFAPLEPKADGFRNYVGTGNLLAPAEMMVERANLLGLTAPEMTVLVGGLRVLGANVGDAPEGVLTDQPQTLSNAFFVNLLDISTEWTTSDDTLYEGRDRTTGTAKWTATGVDLVFGSNSQLRAISEVYASDDSQQTFLRDFVAAWTKVMNADRFDLK; encoded by the coding sequence ATGGACGGATCTGATGGCGGACAGGGCGGTAAATGCCCAGTAGTTGGCGGCGTGCAAAAGCACACGGCCAAGGGCAGTACAGCCAACCAGCGTTGGTGGCCCAACCAGCTGAACCTGAAGGTTTTGCACCAGAATTCTGCGCTGGCCAATCCGATGAGCGAGGATTTTGATTACCGCGAGGAATTCAAGACACTGGATCTCGACGCGGTGCGCCAGGATCTCTATGCGTTGATGACGGACAGCAAGGAATGGTGGCCCGCGGATTACGGCCATTACGGCCCGTTTTTTGTCCGCATGGCCTGGCATAGTGCGGGCACCTACCGCATTGGCGACGGGCGTGGCGGTGCGGGTTCGGGGGCGCAGCGTTTCGCCCCGCTCAACAGCTGGCCTGATAACGTTAACCTGGACAAGGCGCGTGCCCTGCTTTGGCCGATCAAGCAGAAATATGGCCGCAAACTCTCCTGGGCGGATTTGCTGATCCTGACCGGGAACTGCGCGCTGGAATCAATGGGTTTTGAAACATTCGGCTTTGCCGGTGGCCGTGCCGATATCTGGGAGCCGGAAGAGGATATCTACTGGGGTCCCGAAACCGAATGGCTGGGCGATCAACGCTATAGCGGTGAGCGCGAGCTTGAGGGCGACCTCGGCGCGGTTCAGATGGGCCTGATCTACGTCAACCCCGAAGGTCCAAACGGCAACCCGGACCCGCAAGCCTCCGCCCATGACATCCGCGATACTTTCGCGCGCATGGCGATGGATGACGCGGAAACCGTGGCGCTGATCGCGGGCGGTCATACCTTTGGCAAAACGCATGGTGCGGCGGATCCAAACGAATACGTCGGTCGCGAGCCCGAAGGGGCAACAATGCAGGAAATGGGTCTGGGCTGGAAGAATACCTTCGGCACAGGTCACGGCGCACATACGATCTCAAGCGGCCTTGAGGGTGCCTGGACGACGGAGCCTGCGAAGTGGGACAACAACTACTTTGACAACCTGTTCAACTACGAATGGGAGCTGACCAAGAGCCCCGCAGGCGCGCATCAATGGACACCGACAAGCGCGGATGCCCAAGGCACCGTGCCGGACGCGCATGATCCCTCCAAGCGCCACGCGCCCATGATGCTGACCTCCGATCTGGCGCTCCGGGTCGATCCGGCCTATGCGAAAATCTCCAAGCGGTTCCACGAGCATCCGCAGGAATTCGCGGATGCTTTTGCGCGCGCCTGGTACAAGCTGACCCACCGCGACATGGGCCCCTATGTGCGGGGTCTCGGACCGCTGGTGCCTTCGGAGGAATTGATCTGGCAGGATCCGGTGCCGCGTGCGGATCATGATCTGATCAATGATCAGGATGTGGCTGAGCTCAAGGGCAAGATCCTCGACAGTGGTCTGTCAGTCGCACAATTGGTGCGCACGGCCTGGGCGTCTGCGGCCACCTATCGCGGCACGGACATGCGCGGTGGTGCCAATGGCGCGCGCATTGCGCTGGCCCCGCAAAACGGCTGGGCGGTGAATGAGCCGGATCAGCTTGCGTCGGTGCTATCCACGCTGAAAAACGTGCAACACGCCTTCAATGCGGCGCAATCAGGCGGCAAAAAAGTCTCGCTGGCCGATGTGATCGTTCTGGGAGGCAGCGCGGCAATCGAAGCGGCGGCAAAACAGGCGGGTAATGATGTGTCCGTGCCCTTTGCCGCAGGCCGGACAGATGCGACGGCTGAGCAGACGGACGCGGAGTCATTTGCACCTCTGGAACCGAAAGCCGACGGGTTCCGTAACTACGTTGGGACTGGCAATCTGCTTGCCCCCGCAGAAATGATGGTGGAGCGTGCGAACCTTCTGGGTCTCACGGCACCTGAAATGACCGTTCTGGTCGGCGGACTGCGCGTTCTTGGCGCAAATGTGGGCGATGCGCCGGAGGGGGTGCTGACGGACCAGCCCCAAACCTTGTCCAACGCGTTTTTCGTCAATTTGCTGGACATCTCCACGGAATGGACAACCTCGGACGATACCCTCTATGAGGGGCGCGACCGTACCACCGGTACCGCGAAGTGGACCGCAACCGGGGTCGATCTGGTGTTCGGGTCGAATTCACAGCTGCGCGCGATCAGCGAGGTCTATGCCAGCGACGATTCACAGCAGACTTTCCTGAGGGATTTTGTGGCAGCATGGACAAAGGTCATGAATGCGGATCGTTTTGATCTGAAATAA
- a CDS encoding hydrogen peroxide-inducible genes activator: MNNLTLKQLRYFEALALQGHFGRASEACNISQPALSMQIKDLEETLGTPLFERSPRQVRLTGFGEDFAGRARDILRAVDELGDMARASQNGLAGRLRIGIIPTIAPYLLPRLIGNLSRLYGELDIHVRETMTPKLLSELAEGRLDTAILALPISEPSFTEIPLFEENFVLIRPDTDAGKPIPDRDMLQEMRLLLLEEGHCFRDQALSFCNLQTALPREGLDGSSLSTLVQMVGAGIGVTLLPEMALPVETRSAAVCVARFPHPQPARQIGMIWRKTSPLAKQLMQIAEVVKSCAEAPHRP, from the coding sequence ATGAATAACCTAACGCTCAAACAGTTACGCTATTTCGAGGCGCTCGCGTTGCAAGGCCATTTCGGTCGTGCATCCGAAGCCTGCAATATCTCGCAACCCGCCTTGTCGATGCAGATCAAGGACCTCGAGGAAACTCTTGGCACGCCGCTGTTTGAGCGCAGCCCCCGGCAAGTGCGCCTGACCGGATTTGGAGAGGATTTTGCCGGGCGTGCGCGGGACATCCTGCGCGCGGTTGATGAATTGGGCGACATGGCGCGCGCCTCCCAAAACGGTCTCGCCGGGCGGCTGCGGATCGGGATCATCCCGACCATAGCGCCCTATTTGTTGCCCCGCTTGATCGGAAACCTCAGCCGCCTTTACGGTGAACTGGACATCCACGTGCGCGAAACCATGACCCCAAAACTGTTGAGCGAATTGGCTGAGGGCCGCCTTGATACGGCGATCCTGGCGCTCCCCATATCCGAACCCTCCTTCACCGAAATTCCGCTCTTTGAGGAGAATTTTGTGCTGATCCGGCCCGATACGGACGCGGGCAAACCGATACCGGATCGCGACATGTTGCAGGAAATGCGCCTGCTTCTGCTGGAAGAAGGCCATTGTTTCCGCGATCAGGCGCTGTCGTTTTGCAACCTGCAAACGGCGCTGCCGCGCGAGGGGCTGGATGGCAGTTCGCTCTCCACGCTGGTACAGATGGTGGGGGCGGGCATTGGCGTCACGCTATTGCCTGAAATGGCCCTGCCGGTGGAAACACGCTCCGCTGCGGTCTGTGTGGCACGCTTCCCGCACCCTCAACCCGCCCGCCAGATCGGTATGATCTGGCGCAAGACCAGCCCGCTGGCCAAACAGTTGATGCAGATCGCCGAGGTCGTGAAGAGCTGTGCGGAGGCTCCTCACCGCCCCTGA
- a CDS encoding DUF2793 domain-containing protein: MADTSSSLSLPFIQPSQAQKHVTHNEALRILDVVTQLAVLSDDLAAPPATPTEGDRYIVDDVATGAWATHEGDVALYENGAWQFFTPNAGWRAFVMGREALIVHDGAEWIDLDDAEVQDIEAFGLGMTSLPSTPFAAKLNAALWTGLYLGDGGNGSMITTLNKEATPDDTGFVFQQDFGTRALFGLFGSDDLRLSTSADGVSFNDGFIVDAASGVVDQPNLPRFKGISNFDNYVAADTWTKIAINQTEFNDQSSFDTATNSFIAPVAGTYFFGAALTFKQNTSDQARMGAQLVVNGTDVITGALGEITGAHVSEQTTLNIQGMVLLAAGDTVELQGRLRDFDGYFLADQTSFWGFKVG, translated from the coding sequence ATGGCCGATACCTCCAGCAGCCTGTCTTTGCCGTTCATTCAACCAAGCCAGGCCCAAAAGCACGTCACCCATAACGAAGCCTTGCGCATATTGGACGTCGTCACCCAACTTGCGGTTCTGTCAGATGATCTGGCGGCTCCCCCCGCCACCCCCACGGAGGGGGATCGCTATATTGTGGATGACGTGGCCACAGGCGCATGGGCAACCCACGAAGGCGATGTGGCGCTCTATGAAAACGGCGCCTGGCAGTTTTTCACGCCAAATGCGGGATGGCGCGCCTTTGTCATGGGGCGCGAGGCGCTGATTGTGCATGACGGAGCGGAATGGATCGACCTGGACGACGCCGAGGTGCAGGACATCGAAGCCTTTGGTTTGGGCATGACCTCCCTGCCCTCCACACCCTTCGCGGCCAAACTGAATGCCGCGCTCTGGACCGGCCTCTACCTCGGCGACGGGGGCAACGGCAGCATGATCACCACCCTCAACAAGGAAGCCACGCCCGATGACACCGGTTTCGTGTTTCAGCAGGATTTCGGCACGCGCGCCCTGTTCGGGTTGTTCGGCAGCGACGACCTGCGCCTTTCAACCTCTGCGGATGGGGTGAGTTTCAACGATGGGTTCATTGTGGATGCCGCCAGCGGCGTGGTGGATCAACCCAACCTGCCGCGCTTCAAGGGGATCAGCAATTTTGACAATTATGTCGCTGCGGATACCTGGACGAAAATCGCGATCAACCAGACCGAATTCAATGATCAGAGCAGCTTTGACACAGCCACGAACAGCTTTATCGCCCCTGTTGCGGGCACCTATTTCTTTGGCGCGGCGCTGACTTTCAAGCAGAACACCTCCGATCAGGCCCGCATGGGCGCGCAGCTTGTGGTGAACGGCACCGATGTGATCACCGGTGCGTTGGGAGAAATTACCGGAGCACATGTCTCCGAGCAAACCACGCTCAACATTCAGGGCATGGTGCTGCTTGCGGCCGGGGACACGGTAGAGCTTCAGGGCCGTTTGCGGGATTTCGACGGCTATTTCCTGGCCGATCAGACGAGCTTTTGGGGCTTCAAGGTCGGCTGA